One segment of Paenibacillus rhizovicinus DNA contains the following:
- a CDS encoding group II intron maturase-specific domain-containing protein, with translation MEDRIGQINRYMMGWLGYYRLATAKSRVERFDQWIRRRLRMCLWKQWKRVRT, from the coding sequence ATGGAAGACCGCATCGGGCAAATTAACCGATACATGATGGGATGGCTTGGCTATTACCGACTAGCCACGGCAAAGAGTCGCGTAGAAAGATTCGATCAGTGGATACGGCGAAGACTTCGGATGTGTCTATGGAAGCAATGGAAACGGGTACGAACGTGA
- a CDS encoding sugar kinase produces the protein MANAKRMRVAAFGEVMMRLQTPGYELLSQADSLRYSFSGTGVNVGAALARLGHDSFLVTRLPDNPLGDAAAANVRKLGLSLDFAVRGGQYLGMYFLENGFGARPSRVTYSNRQESSFNAAPSGAYEYEAIAVGIDLIHFCGITLAMNDVVRGHMLRLANAVKAQGGKVVFDCNYRPGHWGENGYAKAKRHYEQMLELADIVMMNERDMIHILGMKSDKTDRLEQLAELLPAAASRYGISVIAGTHRTVHADNKHSLLGFLYKSGVLSFAGPRTFAVYDRIGAGDAFASGILHGELAAFEPERTVEFAAAAAGLAHTVSGDTPMSGEGEILRAMTDTNGDVIR, from the coding sequence ATGGCTAACGCTAAACGCATGCGCGTCGCCGCGTTCGGGGAAGTCATGATGCGTTTGCAAACGCCAGGGTATGAATTGTTGTCGCAAGCAGACAGCCTTCGCTATTCGTTCTCCGGGACCGGCGTGAACGTAGGCGCGGCGCTTGCCCGTCTTGGACATGACAGCTTTCTGGTCACAAGGCTGCCGGATAACCCGCTTGGAGACGCTGCGGCGGCGAATGTGCGGAAACTGGGGTTGTCGCTGGATTTCGCGGTCCGTGGCGGTCAGTATCTAGGCATGTACTTCCTCGAGAACGGATTCGGCGCGAGGCCGAGCCGGGTCACGTATTCCAATCGGCAAGAGAGCAGCTTTAACGCTGCGCCGTCTGGCGCTTACGAGTATGAAGCGATCGCCGTAGGCATCGATTTGATTCATTTTTGCGGAATTACGCTGGCGATGAATGATGTCGTCAGGGGACACATGCTTCGGCTTGCAAATGCGGTGAAAGCACAAGGCGGCAAGGTAGTTTTCGACTGCAACTATCGGCCGGGCCACTGGGGCGAGAATGGATACGCGAAAGCCAAACGCCATTATGAGCAGATGCTTGAACTCGCGGACATCGTCATGATGAACGAGCGGGATATGATCCACATCCTCGGCATGAAGTCGGACAAGACGGATCGCCTCGAGCAGCTCGCGGAGCTGTTACCGGCAGCGGCCAGCCGGTACGGCATTTCCGTGATCGCGGGCACGCACCGCACCGTTCATGCCGATAACAAGCACTCGCTGCTCGGGTTCTTGTATAAGAGCGGCGTCCTCTCGTTCGCAGGACCTCGCACATTTGCGGTCTACGACCGGATCGGAGCGGGAGACGCGTTCGCCAGCGGTATCCTGCACGGCGAGCTCGCTGCCTTCGAACCGGAACGGACGGTTGAATTCGCCGCAGCCGCAGCAGGGCTTGCCCACACAGTGTCGGGAGACACGCCGATGTCGGGCGAGGGCGAAATCCTGCGAGCCATGACGGATACGAACGGAGATGTGATTCGTTAA
- the dagF gene encoding 2-dehydro-3-deoxy-phosphogluconate aldolase, whose amino-acid sequence MSNMTKRLYKGRAALNVLANGLENAKEVFDAAEGFVLVGVLSKDYPTAEAAVSAMKRIGEAIDDAVSIGLGAGDNRQAAVVAQIAKHYPGTHINQVFPAVGATRANLGEKDSWINSLVSPAGQAGYVNISTGPVSAAHPEQAIVPVKTAIALVRDMGGNALKYFPMNGLAREDELRAVAKACGEEGFALEPTGGIDLDNFEAILRISLEAGVPQVIPHVYSSIVDKATGRTNVEDVRVLLEIMKKLVDRHG is encoded by the coding sequence ATGTCTAACATGACGAAACGATTATATAAAGGCCGCGCGGCTTTGAACGTACTGGCAAACGGTTTGGAAAATGCAAAAGAGGTATTCGATGCCGCTGAAGGCTTCGTGCTCGTCGGCGTTCTATCGAAGGACTATCCGACCGCCGAAGCCGCCGTCTCCGCAATGAAACGAATCGGCGAAGCGATCGATGACGCGGTCTCGATCGGACTCGGCGCCGGAGATAACCGGCAGGCGGCCGTCGTCGCGCAGATTGCGAAGCATTACCCCGGCACGCATATCAATCAGGTCTTCCCTGCTGTCGGCGCTACCCGGGCGAATTTGGGCGAGAAGGACAGTTGGATTAACAGTCTTGTTTCTCCTGCGGGACAGGCAGGCTACGTGAATATATCGACGGGGCCAGTCAGTGCGGCGCATCCGGAGCAGGCTATTGTGCCTGTGAAGACGGCGATCGCACTCGTGCGGGACATGGGCGGCAATGCGCTCAAATATTTCCCGATGAACGGATTGGCTCGCGAGGATGAGCTGCGTGCCGTGGCGAAGGCATGCGGGGAAGAAGGATTCGCCCTCGAGCCGACGGGCGGAATCGACTTGGACAACTTTGAGGCGATTCTGCGCATTTCGCTTGAAGCCGGCGTGCCGCAAGTCATCCCTCATGTCTATTCATCCATCGTCGACAAGGCGACCGGCAGGACGAATGTGGAGGATGTGCGCGTGCTGCTGGAGATCATGAAGAAGCTGGTTGACCGGCATGGCTAA
- a CDS encoding DgaE family pyridoxal phosphate-dependent ammonia lyase, with the protein MGGSLHAKYGLKRVINASGRMSILGVSAPADSVMEAMRQGGQSYVEIADLVDKAGDYIAGLLGSEAAVIVNSASSGIALSVAGIVTQGNRRLSERLHQEPIARNEIIIFKGHNVQYGAPIETMVYLGGGRLVEVGYANEGKAEHIEDAIGERTAAILYVKSHHAVQKNMIGVEEAWAVAQRRGIPLIVDAAAEEDVYKYVKLSDLAIYSGSKAIEGPTSGIVAGKRSFIEMVKMQLHGIGRSMKVGKETSFGLLQALDEYTAKKDNSEQEKASLQALMPLNEQPGVKVTIVQDEAGRAIFRARIQIDPQLAGTTAKAVVEGLQNGDIAIYTRDYGVKQGYFDIDPRPLLGDDIDVIADGIRSLTGGQ; encoded by the coding sequence ATGGGCGGTTCATTGCATGCTAAGTACGGATTGAAACGCGTGATCAACGCTAGCGGGCGCATGAGCATTCTCGGCGTGTCCGCGCCTGCGGATTCGGTCATGGAGGCGATGAGACAGGGCGGGCAAAGTTATGTTGAAATCGCCGATCTCGTAGACAAGGCAGGCGATTACATCGCGGGCTTGCTGGGCTCCGAAGCCGCGGTAATCGTGAATTCGGCATCAAGCGGCATTGCGCTGTCGGTGGCCGGCATCGTTACGCAAGGGAACCGGCGTCTGAGCGAGCGGCTTCATCAGGAGCCGATCGCGCGGAACGAGATTATTATCTTCAAAGGACATAATGTCCAATATGGCGCGCCGATTGAAACGATGGTATACCTCGGAGGAGGCAGGCTCGTCGAAGTCGGCTACGCGAACGAAGGCAAGGCCGAGCATATCGAGGATGCCATCGGCGAGCGGACGGCTGCGATTCTGTACGTCAAGTCCCACCATGCCGTGCAGAAGAACATGATCGGCGTGGAGGAGGCTTGGGCGGTCGCGCAGCGCAGAGGAATTCCGCTCATCGTCGACGCGGCGGCGGAAGAGGACGTCTATAAATACGTGAAGCTCTCGGACCTTGCGATATATAGCGGATCCAAGGCGATCGAAGGACCGACCTCCGGTATTGTCGCGGGCAAACGGAGTTTTATCGAGATGGTCAAAATGCAGCTGCATGGGATCGGCCGATCCATGAAGGTCGGCAAGGAAACTTCGTTCGGGCTGCTTCAGGCGCTCGACGAATATACGGCGAAGAAGGATAACAGCGAGCAGGAAAAAGCATCCCTGCAGGCGCTGATGCCGCTGAACGAGCAGCCGGGCGTCAAGGTGACGATCGTTCAAGACGAAGCGGGGCGCGCGATATTCCGAGCGCGCATCCAGATCGATCCGCAACTTGCGGGGACGACGGCCAAAGCGGTCGTCGAGGGGCTGCAAAACGGCGACATTGCCATTTATACGCGCGATTATGGCGTGAAGCAGGGCTATTTCGATATCGATCCGCGTCCGCTTCTCGGCGATGACATCGATGTTATTGCGGACGGCATACGTTCGCTTACGGGAGGCCAATGA
- a CDS encoding DUF7660 family protein, whose product MQLHEIRSKNDFLRFLTVLRSDLVKNSNDWENPTLDKYLEAMQGWIQDMDGYYSDTDQTIPEQTWKVFADILYAAKIYE is encoded by the coding sequence ATGCAATTACATGAAATAAGATCAAAAAATGATTTTCTGCGGTTTCTTACTGTTCTTAGGAGCGACTTGGTTAAAAATTCGAATGACTGGGAAAATCCGACTTTAGATAAGTACCTCGAAGCCATGCAAGGGTGGATACAAGATATGGATGGTTACTATTCAGACACCGACCAGACCATTCCAGAACAAACGTGGAAGGTTTTTGCCGATATTTTATATGCAGCCAAAATATACGAGTAA
- a CDS encoding YecA family protein has translation MGLEKGMDLEKEMLQLNVNNAIKGAAITSLKDILAHLTKDRLNFIAANCELAGRSKLKKQELADALFERITDVTRVRSAFLSAEPQEWELVTRLLKAPYIQDNAIYADAYLFLMDKGLVFSFLEQDEMFFVMPEEVKAAYKKLDQKSFQAERGASQLVLRYTEAAANLYGICPVNKLIDIINDQNGIGLTEEQFNQIRLSVSDKVLTWDVQRGFLFSDSLDGESLDDYEAFLKSVKDKPYYIPAKEELLRYADIDYFEKTPQLEALKNYIVQQLGKVERMADAIVDDIQLSCSMEEPMSVIMEEFEHRKISLNKKQLKEIVPLIINVHNTTRMWSNRGYTPDELSPRPSQGGNGSNLIMLPVTSSKVGRNDPCPCGSGKKHKKCCL, from the coding sequence ATGGGTTTGGAAAAAGGTATGGATTTGGAAAAAGAGATGCTGCAGCTGAATGTTAACAATGCGATTAAAGGTGCAGCTATAACCAGTTTGAAGGATATACTTGCACATCTCACGAAGGATCGCCTCAATTTTATAGCTGCGAATTGCGAGCTTGCGGGACGTTCTAAGCTGAAGAAGCAGGAGCTTGCGGATGCGCTATTCGAACGAATTACAGATGTGACGCGGGTCCGGTCGGCTTTTCTTTCGGCGGAACCTCAGGAATGGGAGCTCGTAACCCGGCTTCTTAAAGCCCCGTACATTCAGGATAATGCCATCTATGCGGATGCCTACTTGTTTTTGATGGATAAGGGTTTGGTGTTCAGCTTCCTGGAACAGGACGAGATGTTTTTTGTCATGCCGGAGGAAGTCAAAGCTGCCTATAAGAAGCTGGATCAGAAATCGTTCCAAGCCGAACGCGGCGCAAGCCAGCTGGTGCTGCGATACACGGAAGCAGCGGCTAACCTGTACGGGATCTGTCCGGTGAATAAGCTCATCGACATTATCAACGATCAGAACGGCATTGGCTTGACGGAGGAGCAGTTCAATCAAATCCGTTTATCCGTCTCGGATAAGGTACTGACCTGGGATGTTCAACGCGGGTTTCTATTCAGCGATAGCTTAGACGGAGAAAGCTTGGACGATTACGAAGCGTTCTTGAAGAGCGTGAAAGACAAGCCGTATTATATTCCTGCTAAGGAAGAACTGCTGCGTTATGCGGATATCGATTATTTTGAGAAGACACCTCAGCTGGAGGCGTTGAAGAACTATATCGTGCAGCAGCTTGGCAAGGTTGAGCGGATGGCTGATGCGATCGTGGATGATATCCAGCTTTCATGCTCGATGGAAGAGCCGATGAGCGTCATTATGGAGGAGTTCGAGCACCGTAAGATTAGCTTGAACAAGAAGCAGTTAAAAGAGATTGTGCCGTTAATTATCAATGTGCACAATACCACGAGAATGTGGTCCAATCGCGGCTATACGCCGGACGAGCTTAGCCCTAGGCCGAGCCAGGGTGGGAATGGCAGCAATTTGATTATGCTCCCCGTGACATCCTCGAAAGTCGGCAGAAACGATCCATGCCCTTGCGGAAGCGGGAAAAAACATAAAAAATGCTGCCTGTAG
- a CDS encoding response regulator, with protein MDEFDSHDYVEASPSLEFESRQQYLEELRQQLDVLNDPSIIIRSDEVIERAREWYRIGHTIKGTAPILGMERMGRVAELFSQSWEWSYDTSSFAVDEVQNLFQDCCLASAPLLQELEMEFEINCKALLLEQEQAPRKQALPSQLLGSRLLIVDDDRVLRSFLARKLRLEGYNVDEASNVEAAIKLLKENDYQLITLDLMMHPHSGYEIFEVLKEDPMIKWLPMLVLSGRNDMKDVVRCFRMGADDFVTKPFRYEELSARIQRMLLRHKELALLAFNDPLTGIHNRRYFDLQLQVEANRAQRYNEPLTLVIIDIDFFKEVNDRHGHPAGDLVLQKFGHLLQSCLRNTDILARVGGEEFGVIFPGITDLEAEKIMNRILQRVRSESIASHDNFDYFITFSAGIASWNTSKSVQNWFQVADYALYKAKRTGRNRVVRTSFGMAKKNPAGLETQAEESKTILIADDDRMLRKMIADQFRKEPYKLLEAQDGETAYRILVEQQPDICILDCIMPGMSGFEVLERLRTEGTRASKTQVILLSGRSSEEDVHKGLELGADAYMFKPFSLIDVEMKVSKMLLAVRGH; from the coding sequence TTGGATGAGTTTGATAGCCATGATTACGTGGAAGCTAGCCCCAGTTTGGAGTTTGAAAGCAGACAACAGTATCTCGAAGAACTGAGGCAGCAACTGGATGTTTTGAATGATCCTTCAATCATAATCCGCTCTGACGAGGTCATCGAACGAGCGAGAGAATGGTACCGGATCGGCCACACGATCAAAGGAACCGCCCCCATTCTGGGGATGGAACGCATGGGGCGAGTAGCCGAACTGTTTTCCCAATCCTGGGAATGGAGCTACGATACGAGTTCCTTCGCAGTAGACGAAGTGCAAAATCTGTTTCAGGATTGCTGCTTGGCCAGCGCTCCCCTCTTGCAGGAGCTTGAAATGGAATTCGAAATCAACTGCAAGGCACTGCTATTGGAACAAGAGCAAGCACCGCGCAAGCAGGCCCTTCCCTCCCAACTCTTAGGCAGCAGATTGCTGATCGTAGATGATGACCGGGTGTTACGGTCCTTTTTGGCTCGCAAGCTTAGGCTTGAGGGTTATAACGTAGATGAGGCCTCGAACGTGGAAGCTGCGATCAAGCTGCTGAAAGAGAATGACTATCAGTTAATTACGCTTGATCTGATGATGCATCCGCATAGCGGCTATGAAATATTCGAGGTACTGAAAGAAGATCCAATGATTAAATGGCTTCCCATGCTGGTATTGTCCGGCCGCAATGATATGAAGGATGTCGTGCGATGCTTTCGGATGGGCGCTGATGATTTCGTCACCAAACCTTTTCGTTATGAAGAGCTAAGCGCGCGGATTCAACGGATGCTGCTGCGGCACAAGGAGTTGGCGCTCCTGGCGTTCAACGATCCGTTGACCGGAATTCATAACCGGCGGTATTTCGACCTGCAGCTCCAAGTAGAAGCGAACCGTGCGCAGCGATACAATGAGCCGTTGACGCTGGTCATCATCGATATTGATTTCTTTAAAGAGGTTAACGATCGACATGGTCATCCAGCCGGCGATCTCGTGCTGCAGAAATTCGGCCATTTGCTGCAAAGCTGTCTGCGGAACACCGATATACTGGCGCGCGTCGGTGGTGAAGAGTTCGGTGTCATTTTTCCGGGGATTACCGACCTTGAAGCGGAAAAAATCATGAATCGCATCTTGCAGCGCGTCCGAAGCGAGTCGATTGCTAGCCACGATAATTTTGATTATTTTATTACCTTCTCGGCAGGCATCGCATCTTGGAATACAAGCAAGTCCGTTCAGAATTGGTTCCAAGTCGCGGATTATGCGTTGTACAAAGCGAAGCGGACCGGGCGGAATCGTGTTGTCCGAACATCCTTCGGCATGGCGAAAAAAAATCCGGCTGGCTTGGAAACTCAAGCCGAAGAGTCCAAAACGATTCTGATTGCCGACGATGACCGTATGCTCCGCAAGATGATCGCCGATCAATTCAGGAAAGAGCCTTACAAGCTGCTCGAGGCGCAAGACGGAGAAACGGCTTATCGGATCTTAGTCGAACAGCAGCCGGATATCTGTATCTTGGACTGCATTATGCCGGGCATGAGCGGATTTGAAGTGCTTGAACGATTGAGAACGGAAGGCACGCGTGCGTCAAAGACCCAAGTCATACTCCTTTCCGGAAGAAGCAGCGAAGAGGACGTACATAAAGGGCTGGAACTTGGCGCAGATGCGTATATGTTTAAACCATTCTCCTTAATCGATGTGGAAATGAAAGTGAGCAAGATGCTGCTCGCCGTACGAGGTCATTGA
- a CDS encoding GntR family transcriptional regulator produces MKLSRIKKPLYAQIANIVKDRILHGVYPVGTNIPTEQQLEQEFNVSKATVRGAIKELAWDGYVETGSGKGTKVIRNTSVSKLSKLKRFTEVLVEEGHRIRKQLLFAESAVNEAGSAAYHLFGERCLRIERVYYLNDQPYIHYTHYLSSRVGCPELPDLSEQSLYDLLEEQAVSLGKYRDEFSVSAAAPASVLAALRIEAGTPLLKRSRYAYEESGELIEYSEGYYHTEHHHYVVNYDV; encoded by the coding sequence ATGAAGCTGTCGCGCATCAAGAAGCCGCTGTATGCGCAAATCGCGAACATCGTGAAGGATCGGATTCTGCACGGCGTCTATCCTGTCGGAACGAACATCCCGACGGAACAGCAGCTGGAGCAAGAGTTCAACGTCAGCAAAGCCACGGTGCGAGGCGCGATCAAGGAGCTGGCGTGGGATGGCTACGTGGAGACGGGCAGCGGGAAAGGCACCAAGGTCATACGCAATACTTCCGTGTCCAAGCTGTCCAAGCTGAAACGCTTTACGGAAGTGCTCGTTGAGGAGGGCCATCGGATTCGCAAGCAGCTGCTTTTCGCGGAGAGCGCCGTGAACGAAGCGGGATCGGCGGCGTACCACTTATTCGGCGAACGGTGTCTGCGCATCGAGAGAGTGTATTATTTAAATGACCAGCCGTACATTCATTACACGCACTACCTGTCTAGCCGGGTTGGATGCCCCGAATTGCCGGATCTAAGCGAGCAGTCGCTCTATGATTTGCTTGAAGAACAGGCCGTGTCGCTCGGCAAGTACAGGGATGAATTCTCTGTCTCTGCGGCAGCGCCTGCTTCCGTCTTGGCCGCCTTGCGAATCGAGGCGGGAACGCCGTTACTCAAACGCTCGCGTTATGCGTACGAGGAAAGCGGTGAATTGATCGAATACAGCGAAGGCTATTACCATACCGAGCATCATCATTACGTTGTCAATTATGATGTCTGA
- a CDS encoding amidohydrolase/deacetylase family metallohydrolase: MSDNMVLRGAKLTDGRKVDIAIVDGVIAEVAEAGSGGIAGGRELDCSGLFVSSGWIDLHVHAFPELHPYGDEIDEIGVKQGVTVIVDAGSCGADRIGDLAASRAAALTTVFALLNVSRVGLQRIDELSDLAWLDKEQAMQAVRLYPDFIVGWKARMSGSVVRENGIRPLEIAKELAEATGLPLMVHIGSAPPKVEEILPLLTRGDVVTHYLNGKSNRLFQADGRPIPALIEAVARGVRMDVGHGTASFSFGTAEAAKHSGVRFDTISSDIYRGNRQNGPVYSLAHVLSKFLALNYSLSEVIGAVTANAAQWLGKPELGRIQAGDRANLTLFSVTGEQITFVDSEGATRIGEHQIIARGVYTNGRFIAC; the protein is encoded by the coding sequence ATGAGCGACAACATGGTATTGCGCGGGGCCAAGCTGACGGACGGACGGAAGGTGGATATTGCGATCGTGGATGGCGTGATAGCCGAAGTGGCGGAAGCAGGGAGCGGCGGTATCGCAGGCGGCCGGGAGCTGGATTGCTCCGGCTTGTTCGTCTCGAGCGGCTGGATTGACCTTCATGTCCATGCGTTTCCGGAATTGCATCCCTACGGGGATGAGATTGACGAGATCGGCGTGAAGCAAGGCGTTACGGTGATCGTGGATGCGGGCAGCTGCGGCGCGGACCGAATCGGCGATTTGGCGGCAAGCCGCGCGGCCGCGTTAACGACCGTGTTTGCGCTGCTTAACGTATCCAGGGTTGGACTGCAGCGGATTGACGAGCTGTCAGACCTCGCTTGGCTGGACAAGGAGCAGGCGATGCAAGCCGTTCGGCTGTACCCGGATTTCATCGTCGGTTGGAAGGCCAGAATGAGCGGCAGCGTCGTTCGCGAGAACGGCATTCGGCCCTTGGAGATTGCAAAGGAGCTGGCCGAAGCGACCGGTCTGCCGTTAATGGTCCACATCGGTTCAGCGCCGCCGAAAGTCGAAGAGATTCTTCCCTTGCTCACGCGAGGCGATGTCGTAACGCATTATTTGAATGGGAAGAGCAACCGCTTGTTCCAAGCGGACGGCAGGCCGATTCCCGCATTAATCGAAGCCGTTGCGAGGGGCGTTCGCATGGATGTCGGACACGGGACGGCCAGTTTCTCCTTCGGGACGGCGGAAGCGGCCAAGCATAGCGGGGTCAGGTTCGATACGATCAGTTCGGACATCTATCGCGGAAACCGGCAGAACGGTCCCGTTTACAGCTTGGCGCATGTCCTGTCGAAGTTTCTGGCCTTAAACTATTCGCTCAGCGAAGTAATCGGCGCCGTGACGGCTAATGCGGCGCAATGGCTGGGCAAACCGGAGCTGGGCCGTATTCAAGCAGGAGATCGAGCGAATTTGACGTTATTCTCTGTCACGGGCGAGCAAATCACATTCGTCGATTCCGAGGGAGCGACGCGCATAGGCGAGCATCAAATTATTGCGAGAGGGGTTTATACGAATGGGCGGTTCATTGCATGCTAA
- a CDS encoding LysR family transcriptional regulator: protein MNSEQIRYILQVAADKSIRKAADKLHITASAISQSIQSLENELGVTIFQRTSKGTIPTHEGEIVLTKLLEMKTKYIELYEDINRAKNGDYLKLKISYSSAFGHIIKEALFSFKKEFKDIQIELFEKTPQRICEEISTNSIDLAFLGEEKELMNRNFDIEILYTSYLCICLGKESRFRFKEYLTSEDLRNESIVVLDSPAHKEMIKRANLDGNPIYVTVTRTEPIGEFILQGNAFTIMDNFTLKGHIYIMNENLFAIPFKDPDYFYRDIWAVHCNTNLSSYTREFSKHVRAQFD from the coding sequence ATGAATTCAGAACAGATCCGATATATTCTACAAGTAGCCGCAGACAAATCAATACGAAAAGCAGCAGATAAATTGCATATAACTGCCTCTGCCATTAGTCAATCCATTCAATCATTAGAAAATGAACTAGGAGTAACCATATTCCAACGAACGAGCAAAGGAACAATTCCAACACATGAAGGCGAAATCGTGCTTACAAAACTATTAGAAATGAAAACTAAATATATCGAATTATACGAAGATATTAATCGCGCAAAAAATGGCGATTATTTGAAATTGAAAATATCGTATTCTTCTGCGTTTGGACATATCATTAAAGAAGCGTTATTTTCTTTCAAAAAGGAGTTTAAAGATATCCAGATAGAGCTCTTTGAAAAAACACCTCAGCGGATTTGCGAAGAAATTTCAACCAATAGCATCGACCTTGCTTTTCTTGGTGAAGAAAAAGAATTAATGAATCGGAATTTTGATATTGAAATTTTATATACAAGCTATTTGTGCATTTGCCTCGGAAAAGAGTCCCGTTTTCGCTTTAAAGAATATTTAACATCGGAGGATTTAAGGAACGAATCCATCGTTGTCCTCGACTCTCCCGCTCATAAAGAAATGATCAAAAGAGCAAATCTAGACGGCAATCCGATTTATGTAACGGTGACCCGAACTGAACCAATTGGTGAGTTTATTCTGCAAGGAAACGCCTTTACAATTATGGATAATTTTACATTAAAGGGTCATATCTACATTATGAATGAAAATTTATTTGCTATTCCATTTAAAGATCCTGATTATTTTTATAGAGATATTTGGGCCGTTCATTGCAATACGAATCTATCCAGCTATACCAGGGAATTCTCCAAACATGTAAGAGCTCAATTTGATTAA
- a CDS encoding S1C family serine protease, with protein MNENKDIKHERDNASEGLTIYRYDSPKKAADLQAAYKDAIAENDRKGASGSGAQRRKRTSSQTLLAAFLAGALTIGGLAYMSDRMNLFSGGTANVVQTSASTANPASADAGVKTASLQSSTEDFAAVFNQANPAVVEIGNYGVENNQSRSNLFGSSRGQSGSRQQSLPTNEEPVLMGTGSGFFFNKDGYILTNQHVVADASELKVTVPGYDEPLEAKVVNENEDLDLAVIKVETQDGKAFPTLGFGDSNQANIGDWVIAIGNPYGLDHTMTTGVLSAKERPITVAEDDGSEHKYEHLLQTDASINPGNSGGPLLNTKGEVIGVNTAVNAEAQGIGFAIPSSTIQDAVKEMMKGTTESSL; from the coding sequence ATGAACGAGAACAAGGATATCAAACATGAACGTGACAACGCCAGTGAAGGTCTAACTATATATCGCTACGATTCCCCGAAGAAGGCGGCTGACCTGCAAGCAGCGTATAAAGATGCAATCGCGGAAAATGACCGGAAAGGGGCTTCGGGGAGCGGAGCGCAACGGCGCAAAAGAACGTCGTCCCAAACGCTTTTGGCCGCTTTTCTTGCCGGCGCTTTGACGATCGGCGGGTTAGCTTACATGTCCGATCGCATGAATCTATTCAGCGGAGGGACAGCCAACGTGGTCCAAACGTCCGCATCGACCGCTAACCCTGCTTCGGCCGATGCCGGAGTGAAGACCGCTTCTCTCCAGTCCTCTACGGAGGATTTCGCTGCGGTATTTAATCAAGCGAACCCGGCGGTCGTGGAGATCGGCAATTACGGCGTCGAGAACAATCAGTCGAGATCCAACCTCTTCGGCAGCAGCCGAGGTCAGTCGGGCAGTCGGCAGCAGTCGTTGCCGACCAACGAAGAGCCGGTGCTGATGGGCACGGGATCCGGATTCTTTTTCAATAAGGACGGCTATATCCTGACCAACCAGCATGTCGTTGCAGATGCCTCGGAGCTGAAGGTAACGGTGCCCGGTTACGACGAGCCGCTGGAGGCCAAGGTCGTCAACGAGAACGAAGATTTGGATCTGGCGGTGATCAAGGTGGAGACGCAGGACGGCAAAGCTTTTCCGACGCTAGGCTTCGGTGACTCGAATCAGGCGAATATCGGCGACTGGGTCATCGCGATCGGCAATCCGTACGGCTTGGATCATACGATGACGACAGGCGTTCTGAGCGCGAAGGAGCGTCCCATTACGGTCGCGGAGGACGATGGATCGGAGCATAAATACGAACATCTTCTCCAAACCGACGCTTCGATTAACCCCGGCAATTCGGGCGGACCGCTGCTGAACACGAAAGGCGAAGTGATCGGAGTGAACACCGCAGTCAACGCCGAAGCCCAAGGCATCGGATTCGCCATTCCATCCAGCACGATTCAGGATGCGGTGAAGGAAATGATGAAGGGAACGACAGAAAGTTCATTATAA